A stretch of Clostridium formicaceticum DNA encodes these proteins:
- a CDS encoding tyrosine-type recombinase/integrase, with protein MIEIFKNWLEKEAKSINTIKNYTRHVQNYLKWFCESFDTPFTKLYRENVLDYMSYMSNIKNLKAESINAKLAALSKYNEFLVEQKVQTDLVISKKDYIKIQKEYVSPAIITKIDVEVFRQKILQNKDKRDYAIVTLLAYSGMRISEALNIKVDDVNLTAREILVRYGKGKKQRLVIINDKISNAIKEYLKEREQQKNKDSAYLFISRESNKVDRSVINRVFNEYSDKITPHTLRHFFCSYALENGWSTHEVAAQVGHSNIHTTMLYTHPSRSEIKRKANLL; from the coding sequence ATGATTGAAATATTTAAAAACTGGTTAGAGAAAGAAGCTAAAAGTATAAATACTATAAAGAACTATACCAGACATGTACAGAACTATTTAAAATGGTTCTGCGAAAGCTTTGATACGCCTTTTACTAAGTTATACCGTGAGAATGTTTTAGATTATATGAGCTATATGTCAAATATAAAAAACTTAAAAGCAGAATCTATTAATGCGAAGTTAGCAGCTCTGAGTAAATACAATGAATTCCTTGTAGAGCAAAAAGTTCAAACAGATCTAGTTATCTCTAAAAAAGATTACATTAAGATTCAAAAGGAATATGTTAGCCCTGCTATTATTACAAAAATTGATGTAGAAGTCTTTCGTCAAAAAATATTGCAAAATAAAGATAAGCGAGATTATGCCATAGTTACTCTACTAGCGTACTCAGGTATGCGTATATCTGAAGCTTTAAATATCAAAGTAGATGATGTGAACTTAACTGCAAGAGAAATACTAGTGAGGTATGGAAAAGGTAAAAAGCAAAGATTAGTAATTATCAATGATAAGATATCTAATGCTATTAAAGAATACTTAAAGGAGCGAGAGCAACAAAAAAATAAAGATAGTGCCTATCTATTTATTAGCCGAGAATCCAATAAAGTAGATCGGTCTGTAATTAATCGTGTTTTTAATGAATACAGTGATAAAATTACCCCCCATACCTTAAGACATTTTTTCTGCTCCTATGCTCTGGAAAATGGATGGTCTACTCATGAAGTAGCTGCACAAGTTGGACATTCAAATATTCATACCACTATGCTGTACACTCATCCATCTAGGAGTGAAATAAAACGAAAGGCGAATCTATTGTAA
- a CDS encoding tyrosine-type recombinase/integrase translates to MKVVEPIRDNKVIKNMRAILKGQSTRNELLFILGINVGLRISDTLGLTVSDLIKPSGKSVKDYVTITEKKTGKTKKFYLGDIVKKVIENYLKEFPVLDMNSYIFKSRKGENSPITRQQAYRILNGAAESIGLIERNDKSVIVSGEIGTHTLRKTFGYHAFKNGTDLELLMDIFNHSSKSQTLRYIGITEDQKKDVYLQSNLG, encoded by the coding sequence ATGAAGGTAGTAGAACCCATTAGAGATAACAAAGTGATTAAAAATATGAGAGCTATTTTAAAAGGACAGTCTACACGTAATGAGCTTCTTTTTATTTTGGGCATCAATGTGGGTTTAAGGATTAGTGATACTCTTGGATTAACAGTTTCTGATTTAATTAAACCTAGTGGAAAAAGTGTTAAAGATTACGTCACTATTACAGAGAAAAAGACTGGCAAAACCAAAAAGTTTTATCTTGGAGATATTGTAAAGAAGGTAATCGAGAATTATCTAAAAGAATTTCCAGTTCTTGATATGAATAGTTATATTTTTAAGAGTCGTAAAGGAGAGAATAGTCCTATCACTAGACAACAAGCATATCGAATTCTTAATGGAGCAGCTGAATCAATAGGACTAATAGAAAGAAATGATAAGAGTGTGATAGTATCCGGAGAAATTGGTACGCATACGCTTAGGAAGACTTTTGGTTATCATGCATTTAAGAATGGAACAGATCTAGAATTATTAATGGATATTTTTAATCATTCTTCTAAATCTCAAACATTGAGATACATCGGGATAACAGAGGATCAGAAAAAAGATGTTTATTTGCAATCAAACTTAGGATGA
- a CDS encoding B12-binding domain-containing radical SAM protein, with amino-acid sequence MRVLLLEHPRNIGEENINDIANAPLSSCLFTGYIAGVLKEQNHHVDIIEGYLERRSYEEIYQMIKEFKPKVLGIHMVYQWKADVELYQLLTQVKEEGLVSYITAYGYYPTFAYEEIFRECSILDTIILGEPEMTFLRLVEKLEKHNTHHQLKGIAYREATNKLHIQHTEAFEDLDSIPFPERTAASLSIGEVNIMGSRGCYGNCTFCYINAFVGSGCSKWRGRSPENIVAEIDEVIAKTGMRSFYFTDPNFFGPGKQGQERALKLASLLKPRNIQFGIEARVNDIHDTTIKALVEAGLKHILIGLESGKEESLKRLNKMTTVEENEKALKILRNNGIKPNVGFIMFEPDSTIEDLRINYDFLKRNEILNSLDITVNVLYHHQIILQGTKSYKELKQQGRLKLSSLSTYEGSADYKNPQVARFAVIMREITNCIFGCYKTLWCNDIYSAAGMKEKYDQVNRMLINVFEETLALLEKGSVIDESYKLNTIQASKEYIYSKLS; translated from the coding sequence ATGAGAGTCCTATTATTAGAACATCCTAGAAACATTGGAGAGGAGAATATCAATGATATCGCCAATGCACCTCTTTCCTCCTGCTTATTTACAGGATACATCGCAGGAGTCTTAAAAGAACAAAATCATCATGTGGATATCATTGAAGGTTATCTAGAGAGACGCTCCTATGAAGAAATCTATCAGATGATAAAAGAATTCAAACCAAAGGTATTAGGAATACATATGGTATATCAATGGAAGGCGGATGTAGAACTTTACCAGTTGTTAACTCAAGTGAAAGAAGAGGGCTTGGTATCCTATATTACAGCCTATGGTTATTACCCTACTTTTGCTTATGAAGAGATTTTTAGAGAGTGTAGCATCTTAGACACCATTATTCTTGGGGAACCAGAGATGACTTTTTTGCGACTTGTTGAAAAGTTAGAAAAACACAATACACATCATCAATTAAAGGGCATCGCCTATAGGGAAGCGACAAACAAACTACATATCCAGCACACTGAAGCCTTTGAAGACTTAGACAGCATCCCCTTTCCTGAAAGAACCGCTGCCTCCTTGTCTATAGGTGAAGTAAATATTATGGGTAGCAGAGGTTGCTATGGCAACTGTACTTTTTGTTATATTAATGCTTTTGTTGGCAGTGGTTGTTCTAAGTGGCGGGGAAGAAGTCCTGAAAACATTGTGGCGGAAATAGATGAAGTTATCGCCAAAACCGGTATGCGATCCTTTTATTTCACAGACCCTAATTTTTTTGGTCCAGGAAAACAGGGACAAGAAAGGGCCTTAAAATTAGCTTCTTTATTAAAACCTAGAAATATACAATTTGGTATAGAAGCAAGAGTAAATGATATTCATGATACCACTATCAAAGCTTTGGTAGAGGCAGGGTTAAAACATATTCTTATTGGACTTGAAAGTGGTAAAGAAGAAAGTTTGAAAAGATTAAATAAAATGACCACTGTAGAAGAAAACGAAAAAGCTTTAAAAATCCTAAGAAACAACGGCATAAAACCTAATGTGGGCTTCATCATGTTTGAACCAGATTCTACAATAGAGGATTTAAGAATTAATTATGATTTTTTAAAAAGAAATGAAATTCTCAACAGTCTTGATATTACCGTGAATGTTCTTTATCATCACCAAATTATTCTTCAGGGAACAAAATCCTACAAAGAGTTAAAACAGCAGGGGAGACTAAAGCTCTCTTCTTTGTCCACCTATGAGGGAAGTGCGGATTACAAAAATCCTCAAGTAGCACGATTTGCTGTCATTATGAGGGAAATTACAAATTGTATTTTTGGCTGCTATAAGACCCTATGGTGCAATGATATCTACAGCGCAGCAGGGATGAAGGAAAAGTATGACCAAGTCAATCGCATGTTGATTAACGTCTTTGAAGAAACATTAGCCCTATTAGAAAAGGGAAGTGTCATTGACGAGAGCTATAAATTAAACACTATCCAAGCTTCTAAAGAATACATTTACAGTAAACTAAGTTAA
- the bzaD gene encoding B12 lower ligand biosynthesis radical SAM protein BzaD, whose protein sequence is MKVLFIQAMSTETSTSEMVYPIGIVTLATLLKNAYTIDIFDMNIQEDPFSQLKQKLQSYQPEVVCVSLRNIDPLGNKMSSLIPPFVATIKMIAALVPEGKIIAGGTGFSLFPKRIMEELPEIHYGIIGEGENTLPKLLANLENPSHLKGLCFREADNVVVLDPSRELDMDCDYIQPDRNLLSPDLYRHRNSYVQAMGVETKRGCPFHCSYCVYPNLQGRKLRCRSPKKVVDEIELLNKEFGIERIHFTDPVVNIPKGHMESICELLIERNVQVKWSGFFREDYLDEKNMTLFRDSGCECFSFSPDGLSQEALDVLGKGLKIEDIIRAAKLSANTGVLSVYHFMVNVPGENETTIKKGMDLIDEIYAIHDKTKSLGTIVLNNVRLYPDTPIYEIAKNQGILSPSTDLLYPVYYNPEPFSSIRHQLETFHLCKNIFMWQELK, encoded by the coding sequence ATGAAAGTATTATTTATACAAGCGATGTCTACAGAAACCAGCACCTCAGAAATGGTCTATCCTATAGGTATTGTCACTTTAGCTACCTTGCTTAAAAATGCGTATACAATTGATATTTTTGATATGAATATTCAAGAAGATCCCTTCAGCCAGTTAAAACAAAAGCTACAAAGTTATCAACCAGAAGTAGTTTGTGTTTCCCTAAGGAATATCGATCCGCTGGGAAATAAGATGAGCTCCCTCATTCCTCCCTTTGTAGCCACCATAAAAATGATCGCTGCTCTTGTACCTGAAGGAAAAATCATTGCAGGAGGGACTGGATTTTCTCTTTTTCCTAAAAGAATTATGGAGGAATTACCAGAGATCCACTACGGTATCATTGGTGAAGGAGAAAACACTTTACCTAAACTATTGGCAAACTTAGAAAATCCTTCTCACCTTAAAGGATTATGCTTCAGGGAAGCAGACAATGTCGTGGTATTAGATCCCTCTAGGGAGTTGGATATGGATTGTGATTATATTCAGCCAGATAGAAATTTGCTCAGTCCTGACCTTTATCGCCATAGAAACAGTTATGTGCAGGCTATGGGGGTAGAAACAAAAAGAGGATGTCCCTTTCATTGTAGCTATTGCGTGTATCCCAATCTACAGGGACGAAAACTTCGTTGCAGAAGCCCTAAAAAGGTAGTAGATGAAATCGAATTATTAAATAAAGAATTTGGTATTGAAAGAATACATTTTACAGATCCAGTGGTAAATATACCCAAGGGTCATATGGAAAGTATCTGTGAACTACTAATAGAACGAAATGTGCAAGTGAAATGGAGTGGATTTTTTCGAGAAGATTATTTAGATGAAAAGAATATGACACTTTTTAGAGATTCTGGATGTGAATGTTTCTCCTTTTCTCCCGATGGTCTTTCTCAAGAAGCCTTAGATGTTTTAGGGAAGGGTTTAAAGATAGAGGATATTATAAGGGCGGCAAAACTTTCTGCTAACACTGGGGTTCTCAGCGTATATCATTTTATGGTGAACGTCCCAGGAGAGAATGAAACCACCATAAAAAAGGGGATGGACCTCATTGATGAAATCTATGCTATTCATGATAAAACAAAAAGCTTAGGTACGATTGTTTTAAATAATGTCAGGCTTTATCCCGATACCCCTATTTATGAAATAGCTAAAAATCAAGGCATTCTTTCTCCTTCAACAGACTTGCTATACCCCGTTTATTACAATCCTGAACCTTTTAGTAGTATTCGACATCAACTAGAAACCTTTCACCTGTGTAAAAATATTTTTATGTGGCAGGAGTTGAAATAG
- a CDS encoding Uma2 family endonuclease: MEGLFYIAGYCSYVLITPIIEISSPSTSRVDRVIKFNKYEKAGVKEYWIVDPEGKYVNIFTLQEDGRYGRPEAYTDINKVQVSVFLDLMIDLSQVFASI; this comes from the coding sequence ATTGAAGGACTATTTTACATTGCGGGCTATTGCAGCTATGTTCTAATTACCCCTATTATTGAAATTTCTTCTCCTTCTACATCAAGGGTAGATCGGGTTATAAAATTTAATAAATATGAAAAAGCTGGCGTGAAAGAATATTGGATCGTTGATCCGGAGGGTAAATACGTGAACATATTTACCCTGCAGGAAGATGGCCGATATGGAAGACCAGAGGCCTACACTGACATAAATAAAGTACAGGTTTCTGTTTTTCTTGACCTCATGATTGACTTATCACAAGTTTTTGCCTCTATTTAA